A single Rubrivivax gelatinosus IL144 DNA region contains:
- a CDS encoding PAAR domain-containing protein: MSRPFIVVGDKTDHGGVVVAGSALTDTGGKPIARVGDKVTCPKKGHRGETVIATGDPTCIIDGKAAARHGDKTACGATLISSQAFTTD; encoded by the coding sequence ATGAGCAGACCCTTCATCGTCGTCGGAGACAAAACCGACCATGGCGGCGTAGTCGTGGCTGGCTCAGCCTTGACCGACACCGGCGGCAAGCCCATCGCCCGCGTCGGCGACAAAGTGACCTGTCCTAAGAAGGGACACCGCGGCGAGACCGTGATCGCCACCGGCGACCCCACCTGCATCATCGACGGCAAGGCCGCCGCCCGGCATGGCGACAAGACCGCATGCGGAGCGACGCTCATCTCCTCGCAAGCGTTCACGACCGACTAA